The Arachis hypogaea cultivar Tifrunner chromosome 19, arahy.Tifrunner.gnm2.J5K5, whole genome shotgun sequence genome has a window encoding:
- the LOC112779405 gene encoding FCS-Like Zinc finger 3, whose protein sequence is MASPLSSPSSSSSSSPRSNIFYYAGCEHHYEQPYFLQACFLCKKPLGQNRDIFMYRGNTPFCSKECRQEQMEIDEAKEKTLKLSSSKRGVRKSETNNQNSTSDNTLRTGTVAVA, encoded by the exons ATGGCTTCTCCCTTATCAtcgccatcttcttcttcttcttcttctccaagatctAACATCTTCTATTATGCTGGATGTGAACATCACTATGAGCAGCCATATTTCCTTCAAGCTTGTTTTCTATGCAAAAAACCTCTTGGCCAAAACAGAGACATCTTTATGTATAG AGGGAACACTCCGTTCTGTAGCAAAGAGTGCAGGCAGGAACAGATGGAGATTGATGAAGCAAAAGAGAAAACGTtgaagctttcttcttcaaaaagAGGTGTTAGAAAATCTGAGACCAATAACCAGAATTCTACATCCGACAACACTTTAAGAACAGGCACAGTTGCTGTGGCCTAA